In the genome of Streptomyces sp. NBC_00190, one region contains:
- a CDS encoding DUF1003 domain-containing protein, with amino-acid sequence MTRSRARLDLPRPARRRLLPEYDPEAFGRLSERVARFLGTGRFIVWMTVVIIIWVLWNIFAPEGLRWDEYPFIFLTLMLSLQASYAAPLILLAQNRQDDRDRVNLEQDRKQNERSIADTEYLTREIAALRMGLGEVATRDWIRSEFQDLIKEMDERRLFPQERDEGDR; translated from the coding sequence CTGACGCGTTCGCGGGCCCGGCTGGACCTGCCGCGCCCGGCGCGCCGGCGGCTGCTGCCGGAGTACGACCCGGAGGCGTTCGGGCGGCTGTCGGAGCGGGTGGCGCGGTTCCTCGGCACGGGCCGGTTCATCGTCTGGATGACGGTCGTCATCATCATCTGGGTGCTGTGGAACATCTTCGCGCCGGAGGGCCTGCGCTGGGACGAGTACCCGTTCATCTTCCTGACGCTGATGCTGTCGCTGCAGGCCTCGTACGCCGCTCCGCTGATCCTGCTCGCGCAGAACCGGCAGGACGACCGGGACCGGGTCAACCTGGAGCAGGACCGCAAGCAGAACGAGCGCTCCATCGCCGACACCGAGTACCTGACGCGGGAGATCGCGGCCCTGCGGATGGGTCTGGGCGAGGTCGCCACGCGTGACTGGATCAGGTCCGAGTTCCAGGATCTGATCAAGGAGATGGACGAGCGGCGGCTATTCCCGCAGGAACGTGACGAAGGCGACCGCTGA